The sequence TACCTTGACAGGCTTTTTAATTCCCACAATCATTGACACACTGCAAGCCAAAGACTACCACTACGAAGACGTTTGGCCAGAAGATGTAATTTACAAAGGCTACGGTGGCGTTGACTGCGTAGAAGCTGGTGGGCCTCCTGCTGGTGCTGGATGTGGCGGTTACGTGGTCGGCGAAACAGTAAAACTACTCAAAGAACTAAACGCCTTTGACGAATACGATGTCATTTTGTTTGACGTTCTCGGTGACGTAGTTTGTGGTGGTTTTGCTGCCCCGCTCAACTATGCTGATTACTGCATGATTGTCACAGACAATGGTTTTGATGCCTTGTTCGCCGCTAATCGGATTGCTGCGTCTGTAAGAGAAAAAGCGCGGACTCACCCATTGCGCCTAGCGGGATTAATCGGGAATCGGACTTCCAAGCGCGATTTGATTGAAAAGTATGTCGAATCAGTGCCGATGCCAGTTTTGGAAGTGCTGCCTTTAATTGAAGACATTCGGGTTTCTCGCGTCAAGGGCAAAACGCTGTTTGAAATGGCCGAAAAAGACCCTTCGTTAAATTATGTGTGCGATTATTACTTAAATATTGCAGATCAAATTTTGGCTCGTCCAGAAGGAGTAGTGCCAAATGACTCTCCAGACAGGGATTTGTTCGCTCTGTTATCAGATTTTTACTTAAATCCCACAAAACCACAGATCAAGACGGAGGAAGAAGAACTAGACTTAATGATGGTTTAGAAATGTCTAGTTATCAGGATGAGGGAGAAGATAAGTGGCTTTTTTTGATGACTTCACATCAGCTTTGAAACAAAAATGGTTGCAGTATTACGAGCTTAACCATTCTTGGCTGGCTCTACAGATGGAAGTAGAGAATGTAAAAACACCAGATGGGGGTCGGCGACCATCTTCTTACCTCATCCTGGGGGTTTTGAATGCACTGGAGCCAAAGTTAGCCCAATTGATGTTGCCGTTTTCCAAGCTCAACTCCGATCCAGATTCTCTGATTGAGGTTTTGGATTTGAATTTTGACCCGGATGTGGCTTTAGGAAAACGTCCACCCATGAAAGCGTCAGCGTCAGCGCCATCGGCTCCAGCAGTTGCAGCAACTGAAGAGGTAATGGAACCGGAAGAATTAGATGATTTTTCTGACTTATCAGATTCAGATGAATCAGATTCTTCTAATGCTGCATTACTGGGAATCGCCGCAGTTGGTGGTGCAGCTGCTGGTGCAGGGGTATTTGCTGCTACCACTGCGTTTCAGGAAGAGGAAAGCGAATTGGATGGGATGGATCTCGATGATTTGGGAGATGAATCCAGTTTTGCTGTTGAGGAATCAGACGCAGATGCGTTGGATGATATTGCGATCGATGATGATTTTTCCGCTGATGAGTCTTTGGTTGACCTGACCGAAGAGGAAAGCGACGACGAAGGCTTTGCAGATATCTCGCTAGATGCCTTTGGCGACACCTCTGAGACTGAAGAACTCAGCGAAACTTCAGATTCGGAGTTTAGTGGATTAACTGATGTTTGGGGTGCTGAAACTACTGAAGAGTTGAGCGAAGAGTCTTTGGCAGACTTTGGCGATCTCTCTCTCGATGACTTTGGCTCTGATACAGAGAAAAAGTCTGATGAAGATGAAGATGCTTTTGGTAGTTTGGATTTCGATCCTTTTGCCGATCCAAATCAAAACGGCCTAGATGATGAGTGGAAATAGTTAAGCTGGGGTAATTTCCCAGTCTTGCTCAAAAGCTCCAAGGCAAAAGGCAGAAGGCAGAAGGCTGAAGGCTGAAGGCAGAAGGCAGAAGGTAAGAAAGGCAGAAGGTAAGAAAGGCAGAAGGTAAGAAAGGTAGAAGGCTGAAGGTAAAATTCCCTTTTCCCCTTTTCCCCCTTGCCCCCTTGCCCCCCTGCTCCCCTTCCCCCCATCTCCCCTGCCCCCCTGCTCCCCTGCTTGGCACAACTTTAAAAAAAGAGGTTAAATTATGACTGTGGCTCAACCTGAAGGGCTTAATTTTGATTGCGAAACTGGGAATTACCACACTTTTTGCCCGATTAGCTGTGTGGCTTGGTTATACCAAAAGATTGAAGATAGTTTCTTTTTAGTAATTGGAACTAAGACTTGCGGTTATTTTCTGCAAAATGCGATGGGGGTGATGATTTTTGCTGAGCCTCGCTACGCAATGGCGGAGTTGGAAGAAGGGGATATTTCGGCACAGTTGAATGATTATGAGGAGTTGAAGCGGCTGTGCGTGCAAATTAAGCGCGATCGCAATCCGAGTGTAATTGTTTGGATCGGCACTTGCACGACCGAAATTATCAAAATGGATTTGGAAGGTTTGGCTCCGAAGTTGGAAGCGGAAATTGGGATTCCCATTGTAGTTGCACGAGCTAACGGTTTAGATTACGCTTTCACTCAAGGGGAAGATACGGTTTTGGCTGCGATGGCGGCGCGTTGTCCTGAAAAGGCACCTGTGGCGGAGGCGGAGAAGAGCGAGCGAAATGCGATCGCTAAACTATTAAACTTCGGTAAAAAGAAAGAAGAAGTACAAGCCGAAGAATCAGAATATGTCGATCATCCGCCTTTAGTTTTGTTCGGTTCTTTGCCCGATCCAGTTGTTACTCAACTAACTTTAGAATTGAAGAAGCAAGGTATTAAAGTTTCTGGTTGGTTGCCTGCGAAGCGGTTTACTGAATTGCCAACTTTAGAAGAAGGGTATTATGTTGCTGGTGTTAATCCTTTCTTAAGTCGCACTGCTACTACTTTAATGCGTCGTCGTAAGTGTAAGTTAATTGGTGCGCCATTTCCGATCGGTCCCGATGGTAGTCGCGCTTGGATTGAAAAAATTTGCTCGGTATTTGGGATTGAGCCAAAAGGTTTAGAAGAAAGAGAACAACAAATTTGGGAAAATTTAGAAGATTATATCCAATTAATTCGCGGCAAATCTGTCTTTTTTATGGGCGATAATTTGCTGGAAATTTCTTTAGCTCGTTTCTTAATTCGCTGCGGTATGACTTGTCCTGAAATTGGCATTCCTTACATGGACAAGCGTTATCAAGCTGCTGAGTTGGCAATGTTAGAAAAAACTTGTCAGGAAATGGGTGTTCCTCTACCAAGAATTGTAGAAAAGCCGGATAATTATAATCAAATTCAACGGATTTATGAGTTGAATCCAGATTTGGTAATTACTGGTATGGCTCATGCTAACCCATTAGAAGCTAGGGGAATTAATACCAAGTGGTCGGTTGAATTTACTTTCGCTCAAATTCACGGTTTTACTAATGCTAGGGATATTTTGGAGTTGGTAACTCGTCCTTTGCGCCGGAATAATAATTTGAAGGATTTGGGTTGGGATAAGTTGGTGAAGGAAGAAGCGAAGGTTTAAGTTTTTTCCTCCTAATTGACTTTGGTATGAGTTTGGGCGATCTTTTGCGATCGCTCTTTTTTTTTGAACCGCAGAGGCGCAGAGGACGCAGAGAAGATTTTTTTTACCGCAAAGAACGCAAAGAGAAGAGAGGGAGGAGGGCGATCGCAATTTTAGAGAGCAAATGAATAATTGCTAAACTGGAAGTAGATTATCTGGAGAACTTTAGGTGATCGCTAATGGGAAAATCTATGAGCAAAACTCCTTCTCCCGAAGAAAGTCGTGAAATGCTGAAGTGGTTGAATCGCAACCGCTCGATGTTGTTAGATTATTATAAAAACCAATATGTTGCTTATAATGCCGATAAATTGATTGCTCATAGTGAAAATTTGCAAGAAGTTTTAGAATTAGCTGAAGCTTCGGGAGAGATTTTTGCTCTTTATTTAGTTCCCCGATCGGTTGCTTCTATCCAAATATTACCTATTCGCTTTCTTTTCAATTAATAACTGGCAAGGCGTTTTAATATACTCATAATACAAACAAAACTGAATTAGAGGTAATATAAAATGGCTCATAAATATAAAATTTATGCTGATATATGTTGCTTAAATAGACCACTGGATAATTTAGAGCAATTGAGGATTCGTTTGGAGTCTGAAGCTGTCATATCAATCTTAGAAAAATGTGAAAAAGGTGAATGGACGTTAATTAATACTGATGCTATTCAGTTTGAAATCAACAAAAATGCAGACCTATTTAAAAAAGAACAATTAGAATCAATCATCTCCATTGCCACAGATTATATTAACTCTAATTCGTCCATTGAAGCTAGGGCAAAGGAATTTATGACAATGGGTTTTAAACTTTATGATGCCTTACACTTAGCTTTTGCAGAAACAGCTAGTGTAGATATTTTTCTCACTACAGACGATCGCTTGCTGCGAAAGGCAAAACAGTATAGTGATAGCATAAAAGTGAAAGTAGAGAATCCCGTTGTTTGGTTAATGAGTATTTTACAGGAGGATGACCATGAGATTCGCTGAAATCAGAAAGCAAGGCTATAAAGCATTAAGTGATTCTTTGGGTGTAGTAGGAATGCTAAGATTCTTACAACAGTTAGAAGTTGGTTACGGTGATTATACCAATGAGAGACGACAAGATGAATTGACTCTTGATGATTTTCAAAGCTATGTTAAACAAAAAAATAATAATATTTGATAATCAAAATTTTAGTTTTAGAACGCTTGTACAAACTTGAACTAAAAACGAATCGCTCTTTTTTTATTGAACCGCAAAGAACGCATTAGGCGTAGCCTTCCCGTAGGGTAGAGCGCCAAGAGAAGAAAGAGAGGAAGGAGAGCGATCGCTCTTTTGCTTTACTATAAAACTAGCAAATTAATAGCGATCGCTTTTTATGACGCTGCGGTTTTAACTTAAACAAGCCGCCAAATCTTCATCCGGTGTGGTAATTGCTTTCAAATTGTATTTTTCAGAAAGCAAATTGAACACATTAGGAGAAATAAAAGCAGGTAAAGTTGGGCCGAGTCTAATATCTTTAATTCCCAAATACAACAGAGTTAACAAAACTGCTACTGCTTTCTGTTCGTACCAAGACAAAATCAAAGATAAGGGCAATTCATTTACATTCATATTCAGCGCATTTGCTAATCCTAATGCAATTTGAATTGCTGAATAAGCATCATTGCATTGTCCCACATCCATTAAGCGAGGAAGACCGCTAATTTCTCCTAACTGTTTATCGAAAAAGCGGAATTTACCACAGGCGAGAGTCAGGACAACGCAATCACTAGGAACTTTTTCCACTAATTCAGTATAGTAATTGCGATCGGGTTTTGCACCATCACAACCTCCAACTAAGAATAAGTGGCGAATTTTTCCTTCTTTAACAGCTGCTAAAACTTGATCCGCTACACCTAATACAGTATTCCGTGCAAATCCTACTTTTACTTCCCTTGGCGGTTCATCTTCTAGAAATCCAGGTAATGCCAAAGCTTTTTCAATTACTGGTGTAAAATCAGGCGCACCATGATCGATATTAGGCAGATATTTTAACCCTGGATAGCCAACTGGCCCAACACTAAATAGTTTATCTTCATAATTTTCATGGGTGGGCATTAAGCAGTTAGTTGTAATGACAATTGCGCCAGGAAATCGAGGGAAATCCTTAGTTTGATTTTGCCATGCTGTGCCATAATGACCATAAAGATGGGGGTAAGTTTCTTTCAGGCGAGGATACCCGTGTGCGGGAAGTAATTCGCCATGAGTGTAAACAGTAATTCCCTTATTTTCTGTTTGCTTGAGC is a genomic window of Phormidium ambiguum IAM M-71 containing:
- a CDS encoding ferredoxin:protochlorophyllide reductase (ATP-dependent) subunit N; this encodes MTVAQPEGLNFDCETGNYHTFCPISCVAWLYQKIEDSFFLVIGTKTCGYFLQNAMGVMIFAEPRYAMAELEEGDISAQLNDYEELKRLCVQIKRDRNPSVIVWIGTCTTEIIKMDLEGLAPKLEAEIGIPIVVARANGLDYAFTQGEDTVLAAMAARCPEKAPVAEAEKSERNAIAKLLNFGKKKEEVQAEESEYVDHPPLVLFGSLPDPVVTQLTLELKKQGIKVSGWLPAKRFTELPTLEEGYYVAGVNPFLSRTATTLMRRRKCKLIGAPFPIGPDGSRAWIEKICSVFGIEPKGLEEREQQIWENLEDYIQLIRGKSVFFMGDNLLEISLARFLIRCGMTCPEIGIPYMDKRYQAAELAMLEKTCQEMGVPLPRIVEKPDNYNQIQRIYELNPDLVITGMAHANPLEARGINTKWSVEFTFAQIHGFTNARDILELVTRPLRRNNNLKDLGWDKLVKEEAKV
- the bchL gene encoding ferredoxin:protochlorophyllide reductase (ATP-dependent) iron-sulfur ATP-binding protein, with the protein product MKLAVYGKGGIGKSTTSCNISVALAKRGKKVLQIGCDPKHDSTFTLTGFLIPTIIDTLQAKDYHYEDVWPEDVIYKGYGGVDCVEAGGPPAGAGCGGYVVGETVKLLKELNAFDEYDVILFDVLGDVVCGGFAAPLNYADYCMIVTDNGFDALFAANRIAASVREKARTHPLRLAGLIGNRTSKRDLIEKYVESVPMPVLEVLPLIEDIRVSRVKGKTLFEMAEKDPSLNYVCDYYLNIADQILARPEGVVPNDSPDRDLFALLSDFYLNPTKPQIKTEEEELDLMMV
- a CDS encoding DUF5678 domain-containing protein yields the protein MSKTPSPEESREMLKWLNRNRSMLLDYYKNQYVAYNADKLIAHSENLQEVLELAEASGEIFALYLVPRSVASIQILPIRFLFN
- a CDS encoding PIN domain-containing protein — encoded protein: MAHKYKIYADICCLNRPLDNLEQLRIRLESEAVISILEKCEKGEWTLINTDAIQFEINKNADLFKKEQLESIISIATDYINSNSSIEARAKEFMTMGFKLYDALHLAFAETASVDIFLTTDDRLLRKAKQYSDSIKVKVENPVVWLMSILQEDDHEIR
- a CDS encoding DUF5331 domain-containing protein gives rise to the protein MAFFDDFTSALKQKWLQYYELNHSWLALQMEVENVKTPDGGRRPSSYLILGVLNALEPKLAQLMLPFSKLNSDPDSLIEVLDLNFDPDVALGKRPPMKASASAPSAPAVAATEEVMEPEELDDFSDLSDSDESDSSNAALLGIAAVGGAAAGAGVFAATTAFQEEESELDGMDLDDLGDESSFAVEESDADALDDIAIDDDFSADESLVDLTEEESDDEGFADISLDAFGDTSETEELSETSDSEFSGLTDVWGAETTEELSEESLADFGDLSLDDFGSDTEKKSDEDEDAFGSLDFDPFADPNQNGLDDEWK
- the hcp gene encoding hydroxylamine reductase, producing the protein MFCEQCEQTASGQGCHQWGACGKSPQVNAIQDLLVYCLRGLAPVVLHAKSVGINTHSVDVFTCETIFSTMTNVNFHEKRFVEYIRQALTYRENLKNQIKEISNTPISWSEISNFEPDFDGSLVEQGEQKSLQFLTHSGGDVDIFSLKLTVIYGLKGLASYAFHALELGEEDEQVYRFVHETLVAIDNQDLTLEDWVNLALKVGEKNYRVMELLDAGHTNTYGHPVPTTVPLNARKGKAILVSGHDIKQLAALLKQTENKGITVYTHGELLPAHGYPRLKETYPHLYGHYGTAWQNQTKDFPRFPGAIVITTNCLMPTHENYEDKLFSVGPVGYPGLKYLPNIDHGAPDFTPVIEKALALPGFLEDEPPREVKVGFARNTVLGVADQVLAAVKEGKIRHLFLVGGCDGAKPDRNYYTELVEKVPSDCVVLTLACGKFRFFDKQLGEISGLPRLMDVGQCNDAYSAIQIALGLANALNMNVNELPLSLILSWYEQKAVAVLLTLLYLGIKDIRLGPTLPAFISPNVFNLLSEKYNLKAITTPDEDLAACLS